One stretch of Halobaculum marinum DNA includes these proteins:
- a CDS encoding formate/nitrite transporter family protein codes for MAGHRSDSTPDDGHDGSDDVLADQFSTDEVYQRVVADADHEVTSGTRELFFSALAAGFAITVTFLLYASVTATTDTKFVGVLLYPLGFVYIIIGGYQLYTENTLPPVALTLERLVSIPTLFRHWLIVLAGNFVGGGLGAVALAYGGVFDPGTAAVAADFARKGIATPASALFVKAAFAGLIVAGVVWINFAVRDTTTRLLVVYLAFLAIPMGNLYHVVVSFTEVVYLALTAGVNPVPALGGFVLPVLLGNTLGGVVLVTVVNYYQTSDRRLQIDRFDDVRRLSPREWLVGSLAGRSYVPVIDTVEEIVRDPETHRVLVPIGNPRTESGVVELACKLASFHQKGKVHVVHVVQAPRRWSTDPGDDEQARITAESNLLLEEARAIGERHDVTLETSTVVTPRSFEEVFTLARRTSPDLVLMDWDREGLWGSARAERPLDELANRLPCDFLIASDRGLDPSRILLPTAGGPDSDLTAEVARALQAVAGAEVELLHVVADEADVPAGRAFLREWAAEHDLTDVSITVESGDVEAAIAAAATDSTMLFMGATEQGLLSRLVRDSLHLDVINDVECSVLLAERPTERSLRARLFGAPNRERRPALAFRDDTDTDRPEPTDPATPADPPEK; via the coding sequence ATGGCAGGACACCGCTCCGACTCCACACCCGACGACGGTCACGACGGGTCCGACGACGTGCTCGCCGACCAGTTCTCGACCGACGAGGTGTACCAACGCGTCGTCGCCGACGCGGACCACGAGGTCACCTCCGGGACGCGAGAACTGTTCTTCAGCGCGCTGGCGGCGGGGTTCGCGATCACCGTCACCTTCCTGTTGTACGCGTCGGTGACGGCGACGACCGACACGAAGTTCGTCGGCGTCCTGTTGTACCCGCTGGGGTTCGTCTACATCATCATCGGCGGGTACCAACTCTACACCGAGAACACCCTCCCACCGGTGGCGCTGACGCTGGAGCGACTCGTGTCGATCCCGACGCTGTTCCGTCACTGGTTGATCGTACTCGCGGGGAACTTCGTCGGCGGCGGCCTCGGGGCCGTCGCGTTGGCGTACGGCGGCGTCTTCGATCCGGGGACCGCGGCGGTGGCGGCCGACTTCGCACGCAAGGGGATCGCCACCCCGGCGTCGGCGCTGTTCGTCAAAGCGGCGTTCGCCGGGCTGATCGTCGCGGGCGTCGTCTGGATCAACTTCGCGGTCCGGGACACCACGACGCGACTGCTCGTCGTCTACCTCGCGTTCCTCGCGATCCCGATGGGGAACCTCTACCACGTCGTCGTCTCGTTCACGGAAGTCGTCTACCTGGCGTTGACCGCGGGCGTGAACCCGGTCCCCGCGCTGGGTGGGTTCGTCCTCCCGGTGTTGTTGGGCAACACGCTCGGCGGCGTCGTGCTGGTGACGGTCGTCAACTACTACCAGACGTCCGACCGGCGCCTCCAGATCGACCGCTTCGACGACGTGCGTCGGCTGTCGCCGCGCGAGTGGCTGGTCGGCTCGTTGGCCGGCCGCTCGTACGTGCCCGTGATCGACACCGTCGAGGAGATCGTCCGCGACCCGGAGACGCACCGCGTCTTGGTGCCGATCGGGAACCCCCGGACGGAGTCGGGCGTCGTCGAACTGGCCTGCAAACTGGCCAGCTTCCACCAGAAGGGCAAAGTCCACGTCGTGCACGTCGTCCAGGCGCCGCGGCGGTGGTCCACCGACCCCGGCGACGACGAGCAGGCGCGCATCACGGCCGAGTCGAACCTGCTCTTGGAGGAGGCTCGCGCCATCGGTGAGCGACACGACGTCACCTTGGAGACGTCGACGGTCGTCACGCCGCGGTCGTTCGAGGAGGTGTTCACGCTCGCGCGCCGCACCAGCCCAGACCTCGTGTTGATGGACTGGGACCGGGAGGGGCTGTGGGGGTCGGCCCGCGCCGAGCGACCGCTGGACGAACTCGCCAACCGACTCCCGTGCGACTTCCTGATCGCCAGCGACCGTGGACTCGACCCCTCGCGGATCCTGTTGCCGACCGCCGGCGGGCCCGACTCCGACCTGACCGCCGAAGTCGCGCGGGCGCTCCAGGCGGTCGCCGGCGCCGAGGTCGAACTGCTCCACGTCGTCGCCGACGAGGCGGACGTGCCGGCGGGACGGGCGTTCCTCCGCGAGTGGGCCGCCGAGCACGACCTCACCGACGTGTCGATCACCGTCGAGTCAGGCGACGTGGAGGCGGCGATTGCCGCCGCCGCGACCGACAGCACGATGCTGTTCATGGGCGCGACCGAACAGGGACTGCTCTCGCGACTCGTCCGCGACTCGCTCCACTTAGACGTGATCAACGACGTGGAGTGTTCGGTCCTGCTGGCCGAGCGGCCGACGGAGCGCTCGCTGCGAGCGCGGCTGTTCGGGGCCCCCAACAGGGAGCGCCGGCCGGCACTGGCGTTCCGCGACGACACCGACACCGATCGGCCCGAGCCCACAGACCCCGCCACCCCCGCAGATCCCCCCGAGAAGTGA
- the gatE gene encoding Glu-tRNA(Gln) amidotransferase subunit GatE, with translation MTEQSFDPEELGLVAGLEIHQQLDTATKLFCDSPTRLREPEEATRTVTRYLHPTKSELGEIDDAALEESQVDRTFEYLAYDSTCLVEEDDEPPHEMDEEALTVAMQIADLLDMDVVDQAHVMRKIVIDGSNTSGFQRSTLLAQEGEIQTPDGPVGVEDLMLEEESAKRVEETDEGVRYSLDRLGIPLVEIGTKPDISTPRQAREAAERIGMLLRSTGKVKRGLGTIRQDVNVSIAEGARVEIKGVQALDQIDEIVETEVRRQKELVDIAAELDERDAAVGEPTDVTDVFADTESGVIAGALNSGGEVHAVRLDGFDGLVGKEIAPDRRLGTELSDHAKRHGAGGIFHTDELPAYGVTEAEVEALREAVDAEEGDAVALVADDPETAELAIDAAAERAVVAMEGVPEETRGANDDGTTRYMRPLPGAARLYPETDVPPVEPDPSEVEAPELLTEKVERYQAEFGLDAGLAEQVAYGRRMPLFEAVVADGIDPTFAATTLESTLTELRRDDVPVEALTDDHLRDLFALVDSGELAKEGVNDVLTVLAEEPSLAAEAAVEEAGLSGVDEAEVREAVAEVVERNADQVEAEGMGAFSGLMGEAMGALRGKADGEVVSDVLREEIQKRA, from the coding sequence ATGACCGAGCAGTCGTTCGACCCCGAGGAACTCGGCCTCGTCGCGGGGCTGGAGATCCACCAGCAACTCGACACCGCGACGAAGCTGTTCTGTGACTCGCCCACGCGGCTCCGCGAGCCCGAGGAGGCGACGCGCACCGTCACCCGGTACCTCCACCCCACGAAGTCGGAGTTGGGTGAGATCGACGACGCCGCCTTAGAGGAGTCGCAGGTCGACCGCACGTTCGAGTACCTCGCGTACGACTCGACGTGCCTCGTCGAGGAGGACGACGAACCGCCCCACGAGATGGACGAGGAGGCGCTGACGGTGGCGATGCAGATCGCCGACCTGCTCGACATGGACGTGGTCGACCAGGCGCACGTGATGCGCAAGATCGTCATCGACGGCTCGAACACCTCAGGGTTCCAGCGCTCCACCCTGCTCGCACAGGAGGGAGAGATCCAGACGCCCGACGGGCCGGTCGGCGTCGAGGACCTCATGCTGGAGGAGGAGTCGGCAAAGCGCGTCGAGGAGACCGACGAGGGCGTCCGCTACTCGCTCGACCGCCTCGGTATCCCGCTGGTCGAGATCGGCACGAAGCCGGACATCTCCACCCCCCGCCAGGCCCGCGAAGCCGCCGAGCGCATCGGGATGCTCCTCCGCTCGACGGGGAAGGTGAAGCGCGGACTCGGTACCATCCGCCAGGACGTGAACGTCTCCATCGCGGAGGGCGCCCGCGTCGAGATCAAGGGCGTGCAGGCGCTCGACCAGATCGACGAGATCGTCGAGACGGAGGTCCGTCGCCAGAAGGAGTTGGTCGACATCGCCGCCGAACTCGACGAGCGCGACGCCGCGGTCGGCGAGCCGACGGACGTGACCGACGTGTTCGCCGACACCGAATCGGGCGTCATCGCGGGTGCGCTGAACTCGGGCGGGGAGGTCCACGCGGTCAGACTCGACGGCTTCGACGGCCTCGTCGGGAAAGAGATCGCACCCGACCGCCGCCTCGGCACCGAACTGTCCGACCACGCCAAGCGCCACGGCGCGGGGGGCATCTTCCACACGGACGAGTTGCCCGCCTACGGCGTCACCGAGGCTGAGGTCGAGGCGCTCCGCGAGGCCGTCGACGCCGAGGAGGGCGACGCGGTCGCACTCGTCGCCGACGACCCGGAGACCGCCGAGTTGGCCATCGACGCGGCCGCCGAGCGCGCCGTGGTCGCCATGGAGGGCGTCCCCGAGGAGACGCGCGGCGCGAACGACGACGGGACGACGCGGTACATGCGCCCGCTGCCCGGCGCGGCACGGCTGTACCCCGAGACGGACGTGCCGCCCGTCGAACCGGACCCCAGCGAAGTCGAGGCGCCGGAACTGCTCACCGAGAAGGTCGAGCGCTACCAAGCCGAGTTCGGTCTCGACGCCGGCCTCGCCGAGCAGGTGGCGTACGGCCGCCGGATGCCGCTGTTCGAGGCCGTGGTCGCCGACGGCATCGACCCGACGTTCGCGGCGACGACGCTGGAGTCGACGCTCACCGAACTCCGCCGCGACGACGTGCCCGTCGAGGCGCTCACCGACGACCACCTCCGCGACCTGTTCGCGCTCGTCGACTCGGGCGAGTTGGCGAAGGAGGGCGTCAACGACGTGCTCACGGTGCTCGCCGAGGAGCCGTCGCTAGCCGCCGAGGCCGCCGTCGAGGAGGCCGGTCTCTCCGGCGTCGACGAGGCCGAGGTGCGCGAGGCGGTCGCCGAAGTCGTCGAGCGAAACGCCGACCAGGTGGAGGCCGAGGGCATGGGGGCGTTCTCCGGCCTGATGGGCGAGGCGATGGGCGCGCTGCGCGGGAAGGCCGACGGCGAGGTCGTCAGCGACGTGCTCCGCGAGGAGATTCAGAAGCGAGCGTAA
- a CDS encoding HVO_2901 family zinc finger protein yields MPQLTARATGRDLLRCRRCGAEFPEGQATEDGWHYTCPEEDCEATGIGEGLKRVD; encoded by the coding sequence ATGCCTCAGCTCACCGCGCGAGCGACCGGTCGAGACCTTCTGCGCTGCCGCCGATGCGGCGCGGAGTTCCCCGAGGGACAGGCGACGGAAGACGGCTGGCACTACACGTGTCCCGAGGAAGACTGCGAGGCGACCGGCATCGGCGAAGGGCTGAAACGCGTCGACTGA